In Pectinophora gossypiella chromosome 17, ilPecGoss1.1, whole genome shotgun sequence, one DNA window encodes the following:
- the LOC126374562 gene encoding ras-related protein Rab-43, whose protein sequence is MSSRNPNTLMSVPDEQFDYLFKIVLIGDCGTGKTCIVQRLKSGNFIERHGNTIGVDFSMKTLIVDGKKVKLQIWDTAGQERFRTITQSYYRSANGVIIVYDITKRSTFLSLQKWIEEVRRYTSSNVIVSLIGNKCDLTDQREVEPDEPKSFCRYVPEIMFVMETSAKDNTNVEDTFRSLATELKRQHDNSEGPPADSDTVVIGESHAVSRCQPCRSS, encoded by the exons atGAGCAGCCGTAATCCAAACACACTTATGAGTGTGCCGGACGAgcaatttgattatttatttaagattgtGCTTATTGGTGACTGTGGGACAGGAAAAACGTGTATTGTGCAACGACTGAAATCTGGGAACTTCATAGAAAGGCACGGAAATACTATAGGCGTAGATTTTTCAATGAAAACTTTGATAGTAGACGGGAAAAAGGTCAAG CTTCAAATATGGGATACGGCTGGACAGGAGCGGTTCAGAACGATAACACAAAGCTATTACCGTTCTGCAAACGGTGTCATAATAG TGTATGATATAACAAAACGATCAACATTTTTGTCTTTACAAAAATGGATTGAAGAAGTAAGACGGTACACATCGTCCAATGTGATAGTTTCGTTGATCGGTAACAAGTGTGACTTGACAGACCAAAGAGAGGTGGAGCCTGATGAGCCGAAGTCATTCTGCCGTTATGTTCCTGAGATTATGTTTGTTATGGAGACTTCTGCTAAGGACAACACTAATGTTGAAGATACATTCCGTAGTTTAGCTACTGAGTTAAAA CGACAACATGACAACAGTGAAGGTCCACCGGCAGACTCCGATACGGTTGTTATCGGTGAGAGTCACGCTGTGAGTAGATGTCAACCATGTCGCTCATCCTAG
- the LOC126374748 gene encoding putative GPI-anchor transamidase, producing MWTCNFLCTILFSIVFLFHSIQGVEIPEQFQKSNHTNNWAVLVDTSRFWFNYRHVANVLSIYRSVKRLGIPDSQIILMISDDMACNPRNPRPATIFNNAHEQINVYGDDVEVDYRGYEVTVENFVRLLTGRVPPDTPRSKRLLTDEGSNILIYLTGHGGDGFLKFQDSEEVTSQELADALEQMWQKRRYNEIFFIIDTCQASSMYEKFYSPNILATASSLVGEDSLSHHVDSAIGVYIIDRYTYYVLEFLENVHPNSKRSMSEFLAVCPKSACLSTVGVRSDLFKRDPKKVPITDFFGSVRPVVITTDPIDILDIPKRKNKPENKTKVPEKRAYLPQFPVHLVTKK from the exons ATGTGGACATGTAATTTTTtatgtacaatattattttcGATTGTATTTCTCTTCCATTCTATTCAAGGTGTTGAA ATTCCAGAACAGTTTCAAAAGTCAAACCACACAAATAACTGGGCAGTTTTGGTAGATACATCGCGTTTTTGGTTCAATTATCGTCATGTAGCGAATGTTCTATCCATATACCGGAGTGTGAAGAGGTTAGGCATTCCTGACAGTCAGATCATCCTGATGATATCCGACGACATGGCGTGCAACCCCCGCAACCCGCGCCCGGCAACCATCTTCAACAATGCACATGAGCAGATCAATGTGTATGGAGATGATGTTGAAGTAGACTACAGAGGATATGAA GTGACTGTAGAAAACTTCGTTCGCCTGTTAACAGGGCGTGTACCACCAGACACGCCACGATCCAAGAGACTGCTCACTGACGAGGGCAGCAACATCCTCATCTACCTCACCGGTCATGGTGGAGATGGGTTCCTTAAGTTCCAGGACTCAGAAGAGGTCACCAGCCAGGAACTTGCTGATGCTCTTGAACAGATGTGGCAGAAGAGAAG atataatgAGATATTCTTTATAATAGACACCTGCCAAGCATCATCCATGTATGAGAAATTCTACTCTCCAAACATTCTTGCCACGGCTAGCAGTTTGGTAGGAGAAGATTCTCTATCT CATCATGTGGACTCAGCTATCGGCGTGTACATCATCGACAGATACACTTACTACGTGCTGGAGTTCTTAGAGAATGTGCACCCCAATAGCAAAAGGAGCATGTCAGAATTT CTGGCAGTATGTCCTAAGAGCGCGTGCCTATCCACGGTGGGCGTTAGAAGCGACCTGTTCAAGCGAGACCCCAAGAAGGTGCCCATAACAGACTTCTTCGGGTCCGTGCGACCTGTCGTCATCACCACAGACCCCATAGACATACTCGACATTCCTAAGCGAAAGAACAAGCCTGA GAACAAAACCAAAGTACCAGAGAAGAGAGCGTACCTGCCACAATTCCCAGTACATCTAGTCACAAAGAAATAA